The following proteins come from a genomic window of Leptospira neocaledonica:
- a CDS encoding TIGR04452 family lipoprotein — MRIGILPLLFILTIAINCVAFNATGLTNRYKGNEAKDKIADAATVAAQLYAISTGDLNGTTYINNVFLPPILAGLEPGEYYAKEDVDACVDEIKLFGALGLAPTIGVLFGQCSNLQPDNNIYGNVN, encoded by the coding sequence ATGCGGATCGGAATATTACCGCTTTTATTTATACTAACGATCGCAATAAATTGCGTGGCATTTAACGCCACCGGATTAACGAATCGTTATAAAGGAAACGAGGCAAAGGATAAAATTGCGGATGCAGCAACCGTTGCGGCTCAGCTTTACGCAATCAGTACCGGGGACCTTAACGGTACAACCTATATCAACAATGTCTTCCTTCCTCCAATTTTGGCAGGGCTTGAACCAGGCGAGTACTATGCTAAAGAAGATGTGGATGCCTGTGTTGACGAGATCAAATTATTCGGAGCCTTAGGGCTTGCTCCTACAATTGGAGTCTTATTTGGACAATGCTCGAATTTACAGCCTGATAATAATATCTACGGAAACGTAAACTAA
- a CDS encoding UDP-3-O-acyl-N-acetylglucosamine deacetylase codes for MKVLTQISEIKDLLSDRNPEILSLPPEFSQGTEVDPDYSYTIQKEFQVHGKATFENKESVVKVGPAQNGKSGFSWNGTRYDLDSQKCIKGNHNIQLGEVKVIEHPLAWMLAFGVYADFTLSESSFPTFDHCDRVYMDHAKGNLRILEKRKKISVSSPFALVWEKGYCVLEPAEKDYRGLVIDHQVEYPGTTVGRSRIVTELTPENFSYFGDARTTAFRNKKDAESFYQIGLAGGLKDYPFTLENVLLLDEDKIYNIRDKFKDPRSAYNYEFICHELIDIISWLRFVEEKYEGKFFGKMTTFLFDHHKQIDIAQFSCDPEELEKYGLEIGN; via the coding sequence ATGAAGGTCCTGACCCAAATTTCAGAAATTAAAGACTTACTCTCGGATCGAAATCCGGAAATTTTGAGTCTTCCTCCCGAGTTTTCGCAAGGTACAGAAGTAGATCCGGATTATTCGTATACCATACAAAAAGAATTTCAGGTACACGGTAAGGCGACCTTCGAGAATAAAGAATCCGTGGTTAAGGTAGGGCCGGCCCAAAATGGAAAATCGGGCTTTAGTTGGAATGGGACCAGATATGATCTGGACAGTCAAAAATGTATTAAAGGAAATCATAATATACAATTGGGAGAAGTGAAGGTGATAGAACATCCACTTGCCTGGATGTTGGCCTTTGGAGTGTATGCTGATTTTACCTTGAGCGAATCCAGTTTTCCCACTTTCGATCATTGTGATCGGGTCTATATGGACCATGCCAAAGGAAATCTAAGAATATTAGAGAAAAGAAAAAAGATTTCAGTATCTTCTCCATTTGCTTTAGTTTGGGAGAAGGGTTACTGTGTCTTAGAACCTGCAGAAAAAGATTATAGAGGACTTGTGATAGACCACCAAGTGGAATATCCAGGAACCACAGTCGGAAGATCAAGAATCGTAACAGAACTTACTCCTGAAAATTTTTCGTATTTCGGAGACGCAAGAACGACCGCATTCCGTAACAAAAAGGACGCGGAAAGTTTTTACCAGATTGGACTTGCCGGTGGTTTAAAAGATTATCCTTTCACCTTGGAAAATGTATTACTTTTGGATGAAGACAAAATTTACAATATCCGAGACAAATTTAAGGATCCAAGATCCGCTTATAATTACGAATTCATCTGCCACGAATTGATAGATATCATATCTTGGTTACGTTTTGTAGAAGAAAAATACGAGGGAAAATTTTTCGGAAAGATGACAACTTTCCTTTTTGATCATCACAAACAGATAGATATCGCTCAATTTTCCTGCGATCCAGAAGAATTGGAAAAATATGGGTTAGAGATCGGAAATTAA
- a CDS encoding DUF6989 domain-containing protein: MKTTEKHSIFFHISFTILCIIVLLLPIPATTGWRMFFLVLVYNVSLPIVAQVWDHDRWMDIFLFVLPVSILQVVPDWFLSKVLGVLVFPQDGFYKFGTVSAYMAGLWTIPLFIIVYVATRFEKRYPEANPISKYLLAGGTAFVIFFLSEEFMRLIPVWYAQNVSMIGHTAIYVLFPEFILGIFATFAYFHTEHKPFRTKLLWAIPTMSVYLGALSFSYLFVEGVWKV, from the coding sequence ATGAAAACGACAGAAAAACATTCTATATTCTTTCATATCTCCTTCACAATACTATGTATCATAGTATTATTACTTCCGATTCCGGCAACAACCGGTTGGAGAATGTTTTTTCTGGTCCTAGTATATAATGTTTCTCTGCCAATCGTTGCCCAGGTCTGGGATCACGATCGTTGGATGGATATTTTCCTTTTTGTTTTGCCTGTAAGTATTCTACAAGTAGTCCCTGATTGGTTCTTGTCCAAGGTGCTCGGGGTTTTAGTATTTCCTCAGGACGGATTTTATAAGTTCGGAACGGTTTCTGCGTACATGGCCGGTCTTTGGACCATTCCACTTTTTATTATAGTCTATGTAGCAACGAGATTCGAGAAAAGATATCCTGAAGCAAATCCGATCAGCAAATATCTGTTAGCTGGAGGGACTGCATTTGTGATCTTCTTCTTATCCGAAGAATTTATGAGACTGATCCCAGTTTGGTATGCACAGAATGTTTCTATGATTGGGCATACTGCGATCTATGTTCTATTCCCCGAATTTATATTGGGAATATTCGCTACATTCGCATATTTTCATACAGAGCATAAACCTTTTAGGACAAAGCTACTTTGGGCAATACCAACTATGTCCGTGTATTTGGGGGCACTCTCTTTCAGCTATTTATTTGTAGAAGGTGTATGGAAAGTCTAA
- the eno gene encoding phosphopyruvate hydratase translates to MSKSSKISAIRAREIMDSRGNPTVEVDVKLEDGSFGRAAVPSGASTGEYEAVELRDGDKSRYLGKGVLKAVENVNVKIKDVLIGEDALDQNRIDSLMLDKDGTKNKSKLGANAILGTSLAVAKAAASHTKLPLYRYIGGNFAKELPVPMMNIINGGAHADNNVDFQEFMILPVGVNSFREALRVGAEVFHSLKSVLKSKKLNTAVGDEGGFAPDLASNLEGLEVILQAIEKAGYKPEKDVLLGLDAASSEFFDKTKKKYVLGGEGNKEFSSAELVEYYSNLVSKYPIITIEDGLDENDWEGWKLLSEKLGKKIQLVGDDLFVTNIEKLSQGISQKVGNSILIKVNQIGSLSETLASIDMAKKAKYTNVISHRSGETEDVTISHIAVGTNAGQIKTGSLSRTDRIAKYNELLRIEEELGSSAVYKGRNTFYNL, encoded by the coding sequence ATGTCCAAATCCTCCAAAATTTCGGCGATCCGCGCCCGCGAAATCATGGATTCCAGAGGAAATCCTACGGTAGAAGTAGATGTTAAACTGGAAGACGGCTCTTTTGGTAGAGCTGCAGTCCCCTCCGGAGCCTCCACAGGAGAATACGAAGCAGTAGAATTAAGAGACGGAGATAAATCTCGTTATTTAGGAAAAGGTGTCCTGAAAGCAGTTGAGAACGTAAATGTAAAGATCAAAGACGTTCTGATTGGAGAGGACGCTTTAGACCAAAACAGAATCGATTCCCTGATGTTGGATAAGGACGGAACCAAAAACAAATCCAAATTAGGTGCAAATGCAATCTTAGGAACTTCCCTAGCGGTAGCAAAAGCGGCAGCTTCTCACACAAAACTTCCACTTTACAGATACATCGGAGGAAACTTCGCAAAAGAACTTCCTGTTCCAATGATGAATATCATCAACGGTGGAGCCCACGCGGACAATAATGTGGACTTCCAAGAATTTATGATTCTTCCAGTGGGAGTAAATAGCTTCCGCGAAGCTTTAAGAGTAGGAGCAGAAGTTTTCCATAGCCTTAAGTCAGTTCTCAAATCCAAAAAACTGAATACTGCAGTCGGAGATGAGGGTGGATTTGCGCCGGATCTGGCAAGCAACCTGGAAGGATTAGAAGTGATCCTCCAAGCCATCGAAAAAGCGGGTTATAAGCCTGAAAAAGACGTATTATTGGGTCTCGACGCAGCTTCTTCCGAGTTTTTCGACAAAACCAAGAAAAAGTACGTTCTGGGCGGAGAAGGAAATAAAGAGTTCTCTAGCGCGGAATTAGTGGAATACTATTCAAATCTAGTCTCAAAGTATCCGATCATTACTATTGAAGACGGTCTGGATGAAAACGACTGGGAAGGTTGGAAACTTCTAAGCGAGAAATTGGGTAAGAAGATCCAACTCGTTGGTGACGATTTGTTCGTTACCAATATAGAAAAACTTTCTCAGGGAATTTCCCAAAAGGTGGGGAATTCCATCCTGATCAAGGTGAACCAAATCGGAAGTTTGTCCGAAACATTGGCGTCCATCGATATGGCTAAAAAAGCCAAATATACGAATGTGATCAGCCATAGATCCGGAGAAACAGAGGACGTAACTATTTCGCATATCGCGGTGGGTACGAACGCGGGCCAGATCAAAACTGGATCCCTTTCCAGAACCGATAGGATCGCTAAATATAACGAACTTTTGAGGATCGAAGAAGAATTAGGTTCTTCTGCGGTTTACAAAGGGAGAAATACATTCTATAATCTCTAA
- a CDS encoding septum formation initiator family protein, whose protein sequence is MGMNIANKLFLLLLFLSGMFYFTVLGESGLVVRSTLETSLSSLRLDVERLEYENRQLEERQKLLRDDKVALEKEARKYYLLSENAQIIKFREPEPKAENRPVLASRLIALRADRDMPVPPIQLLRFFYVSFVAFVFIGVFRKLRRKKLEERTAA, encoded by the coding sequence ATGGGCATGAATATAGCGAACAAACTGTTTTTACTTCTGCTCTTCCTTTCCGGAATGTTTTACTTCACGGTATTGGGAGAGTCCGGTTTGGTCGTACGTTCTACCCTAGAGACCAGTCTTTCCAGCCTTCGTTTGGATGTGGAGAGACTGGAGTATGAGAATAGACAGTTAGAAGAAAGGCAAAAACTCCTAAGAGACGATAAGGTCGCCTTGGAGAAAGAAGCCAGAAAGTATTATCTTCTTTCCGAAAACGCACAAATTATTAAATTTAGGGAGCCTGAGCCAAAAGCGGAGAATCGTCCGGTCCTCGCCTCCCGTCTAATTGCTTTAAGAGCGGACCGTGATATGCCGGTCCCTCCGATCCAGTTGCTTCGCTTTTTTTACGTTTCCTTTGTAGCTTTCGTATTTATTGGAGTTTTCAGGAAATTACGGAGGAAGAAACTGGAAGAACGAACCGCTGCTTAA
- a CDS encoding ClpP family protease, with protein MSETEKITEVIEELAGSKISKKFIDHRKIFLWGAVTDESAKDIVGKLLYLEMADPGKEITFYINSPGGVVTSGLTIYDTMKMITSPVHTVCMGLAASMGSVLLAAGVKGKRSIWPNGKVMIHQPSIGGQIVAPATDLQIHAEEILKTRARLNQILAEACGHPVEKLEEDTDRDYYMDAEEAIKYGIVDSLATTIDFPKPSN; from the coding sequence ATGTCCGAGACAGAAAAAATCACCGAAGTAATCGAAGAATTAGCCGGTAGCAAAATTTCCAAAAAATTCATCGACCATAGAAAAATTTTCTTATGGGGAGCGGTTACCGATGAATCCGCAAAAGATATCGTAGGTAAACTACTCTATCTAGAAATGGCTGATCCCGGAAAAGAAATTACATTCTATATCAATAGCCCAGGAGGAGTTGTTACTTCCGGACTTACCATCTACGATACAATGAAGATGATCACTTCTCCGGTTCATACTGTTTGTATGGGACTGGCAGCTTCTATGGGATCCGTTCTTCTTGCAGCAGGCGTAAAAGGAAAAAGATCCATTTGGCCGAACGGTAAAGTGATGATCCACCAGCCGAGTATAGGCGGACAAATCGTTGCTCCGGCAACCGACCTGCAAATCCATGCAGAAGAAATCCTAAAAACAAGAGCAAGATTGAATCAAATTCTTGCAGAAGCTTGCGGACATCCTGTCGAAAAATTGGAAGAAGATACGGACAGAGACTATTATATGGACGCAGAAGAAGCGATCAAATACGGTATCGTAGATTCACTCGCAACCACAATAGACTTCCCTAAACCTTCCAATTAA
- a CDS encoding YheT family hydrolase: protein METSHFRPKRFVSGKHAQTLYNTIFPPENPLRTSYYCEDILLTVSGESGDKLWLEHNPPVSSYRKSSIPSNGTYILMIHGMEGDSESSYLVSLATSALERGYGVIRMNLRNCGRGRGFARKSYYAGQSEDVQDVLDYIHEYLSKKIFVSGFSLSANLVLKFFGESRNHKSLGFSAVSPPLDLAKNCEFIDSLSGRFYRNHFIGSFKKKIKEGILDLTPLQLENSKKVKTFFDFDDMITAPSFGYPSAIEYYRKNSCIGYIQSITHPGILIHAEDDPVVPLFEWNSINWSKLPNLKTILTKKGGHVGFVTDSNPDLPDGRWLTKILLDYFDSKL from the coding sequence ATGGAAACCTCTCATTTTCGACCCAAACGATTCGTCTCCGGCAAACATGCCCAAACCCTTTATAATACAATTTTTCCTCCTGAAAATCCTCTCAGGACTTCTTACTATTGCGAAGATATTCTTCTAACAGTTAGCGGAGAATCTGGGGATAAACTCTGGTTAGAACATAATCCTCCTGTTTCTTCTTATCGTAAAAGTTCCATTCCTTCTAATGGGACTTATATACTTATGATTCACGGAATGGAAGGTGATTCTGAAAGTTCTTATCTAGTGTCACTCGCAACTTCCGCGTTGGAAAGAGGATACGGCGTTATCCGAATGAATCTGAGAAATTGCGGAAGAGGAAGAGGATTCGCTCGTAAATCGTATTACGCAGGCCAATCGGAAGATGTACAAGATGTTCTGGATTATATCCATGAATATCTGAGCAAAAAGATATTCGTTTCAGGATTTTCTCTCTCTGCAAATTTGGTCCTGAAATTTTTCGGAGAATCCAGAAATCATAAATCACTCGGATTCTCAGCGGTTTCCCCACCTCTAGATCTTGCCAAAAATTGCGAATTTATAGATTCACTATCCGGAAGATTTTATAGAAATCATTTTATCGGTAGTTTTAAGAAGAAGATCAAAGAAGGCATTTTAGATCTAACTCCTTTGCAGTTGGAAAATTCAAAGAAGGTAAAGACATTTTTCGACTTCGATGATATGATTACTGCTCCTTCTTTCGGATATCCGAGTGCAATAGAATATTACAGAAAAAATTCCTGTATCGGTTATATCCAATCGATCACTCATCCAGGAATCCTAATACATGCAGAGGACGATCCCGTAGTTCCACTATTCGAATGGAATTCCATCAATTGGAGTAAACTTCCTAATTTAAAAACCATTCTTACAAAAAAGGGAGGCCATGTAGGATTTGTGACCGATTCCAATCCGGACCTTCCGGACGGCCGCTGGCTTACTAAAATTCTGCTGGATTATTTCGATTCTAAATTATAA
- a CDS encoding DUF4416 family protein, with protein sequence MNSKQTSSRSKKPLPASFFIVVSYENEEAYYRLKEKAEDSFSQTLYESKPLPKWTHQFENFLDSPIGRFTRVLSLKRRISREELPSLQKECTKFQTSLCKSDESIRVLPGYLTPYNLVLASLEEDLHRIYMFHGVFAEIIYTYQGQKWIPQASAWEFFKHPEVLYFFTNLRESYVSSLEKR encoded by the coding sequence GTGAATTCAAAACAAACCTCTTCCAGATCCAAAAAACCTCTGCCTGCTTCCTTCTTTATAGTGGTTTCCTATGAGAACGAAGAGGCTTATTATCGTTTAAAGGAAAAAGCGGAAGATTCATTTTCCCAAACATTATACGAATCCAAACCTCTTCCGAAATGGACCCATCAATTTGAGAATTTTCTGGATTCTCCTATCGGAAGGTTTACAAGAGTTCTTTCTTTGAAGCGCAGAATCTCCAGAGAAGAACTTCCAAGCTTACAAAAAGAATGTACCAAATTCCAGACCTCTTTGTGTAAATCAGACGAGTCAATTCGTGTATTGCCTGGTTATCTAACTCCTTATAATTTGGTTTTAGCTTCTCTGGAAGAAGATCTACACAGGATCTATATGTTCCATGGAGTATTTGCAGAGATCATTTATACGTACCAGGGACAAAAATGGATCCCGCAAGCCTCGGCCTGGGAGTTTTTTAAACATCCTGAAGTTTTATACTTTTTTACTAATTTACGAGAATCTTATGTTAGCTCTTTGGAAAAACGTTAA
- the lcpA gene encoding complement regulator-acquiring protein LcpA, which produces MLALWKNVKLTYLSLLVFAACEPSVLSVSNVELCDYFTRDGVCREPSPLNKKYSVDIPNVKKPNTWEELGNYLYFHARETPGFVLRMNRRMSPEERKQIQETYFAMYEFAGVKGKMEGFEIGEDWIGSFNYLGSMVKEKQKKENRLGQYPYETSIFPTELEFTWSAKGIKGSTKTKIDFVYHVLPAEKAP; this is translated from the coding sequence ATGTTAGCTCTTTGGAAAAACGTTAAACTCACCTATTTATCCCTGCTCGTTTTCGCGGCTTGTGAACCTTCTGTTCTTTCCGTTAGCAATGTGGAACTTTGCGATTATTTTACTCGAGATGGAGTATGTAGGGAACCTTCTCCATTGAATAAAAAATATTCGGTGGATATCCCGAATGTAAAGAAACCGAATACCTGGGAAGAATTAGGCAATTATCTTTATTTTCATGCCAGAGAAACTCCTGGTTTCGTTCTCAGAATGAATCGTAGGATGAGTCCGGAAGAAAGAAAGCAGATCCAAGAAACCTATTTTGCGATGTATGAATTTGCAGGTGTAAAAGGTAAGATGGAAGGTTTCGAAATTGGAGAAGATTGGATCGGTTCTTTCAATTATTTAGGTTCTATGGTGAAGGAAAAACAGAAAAAAGAAAATCGTTTAGGACAATACCCTTACGAGACTTCTATCTTTCCCACTGAATTAGAATTTACCTGGTCTGCAAAAGGAATCAAAGGTAGTACAAAAACCAAGATCGATTTTGTATATCATGTTCTTCCTGCGGAGAAGGCCCCTTAG
- a CDS encoding HepT-like ribonuclease domain-containing protein: protein MKFDIEYLNHIKDEIDFLNLKSKTLNRNDFLSDETTKRAFVRSIEIIGEAATKISDPFKNKYPEIEWKKLSATRNRLIHGYFVVDYEIVWDLVTNKIPTLEIQIVVIFEKERTLFD from the coding sequence TTGAAATTTGATATAGAGTATCTAAATCACATTAAAGATGAAATAGATTTTTTGAATTTAAAATCTAAGACTCTGAATCGAAACGATTTTTTATCCGACGAAACCACAAAAAGAGCCTTCGTTCGTAGTATTGAAATTATTGGAGAAGCTGCGACTAAGATTTCAGATCCTTTCAAAAACAAATATCCGGAAATTGAATGGAAAAAGTTATCCGCAACCCGAAATCGATTGATACACGGATATTTTGTAGTGGATTACGAAATCGTATGGGATCTAGTAACGAATAAAATTCCTACCTTAGAAATTCAGATAGTAGTTATATTCGAAAAAGAAAGGACTTTATTCGATTGA